The following proteins are co-located in the Ailuropoda melanoleuca isolate Jingjing chromosome 13, ASM200744v2, whole genome shotgun sequence genome:
- the ADRM1 gene encoding proteasomal ubiquitin receptor ADRM1 isoform X1: MTTSGALFPSLVPGSRGSSNKYLVEFRAGKMSLKGTTVTPDKRKGLVYIQQTDDSLIHFCWKDRTSGNVEDDLIIFPDDCEFKRVPQCPSGRVYVLKFKAGSKRLFFWMQEPKTDQDEEHCRKVNEYLNNPPMPGALGASGSGGHELSALGGEGGLQSLLGNMSHSQLMQLIGPAGLGGLGGLGALTGPGLASLLGSGGPPASSSSSSSRSQSAAVTPSSTTSSTRATPAPSAPAAASVTSPSPAPSSGNGTSTAASPTQPIQLSDLQSILATMNVPAGPGGGQQVDLASVLTPEIMAPILANADVQERLLPYLPSGESLPQTAEEIQNTLTSPQFQQALGMFSAALASGQLGPLMCQFGLPAEAVEAANKGDVEAFAKAMQNSARPEQEGDGKDKKDEEEDMSLD; the protein is encoded by the exons ATGACGACTTCAGGCGCTCTTTTTCCAAGCCTCGTGCCAGGCTCCCGTGGGTCCTCCAACAAGTATTTGGTGGAGTTTCGTGCaggaaaaatgtcattgaaaggAACTACCGTCACCCCAGATAAACGGAAAGGGCTCGTGTATATTCAGCAGACAGATGACTCCCTCATTCACTTCTGCTGGAAAGACAGGACGTCTGGGAATGTGGAAGAT GACTTGATCATCTTCCCCGACGACTGTGAGTTCAAGCGCGTGCCGCAGTGCCCCAGCGGGAGGGTGTACGTGCTCAAGTTCAAGGCGGGGTCCAAGCGGCTCTTCTTTTGGATGCAG GAGCCCAAGACGGACCAGGACGAGGAGCACTGCCGGAAGGTCAACGAGTATCTGAACAATCCTCCGATGCCTGGAGCGCTGGGGGCCAGTGGGAGTGGAGGCCATGAGCTCTCTGCACTGGGCG GCGAGGGCGGCTTACAGAGCCTGCTGGGGAACATGAGCCACAGCCAGCTCATGCAGCTCATCGGACCCGCCGGCCTCGGAGGCCTGG GTGGGTTGGGGGCCCTGACCGGGCCAGGCCTGGCCAGCTTACTGGGGAGCGGAGGGCCTCCAGCGAGCAGCTCTTCATCCAG CTCCCGGAGCCAGTCGGCAGCCGTCACCCCATCCTCCACCACCTCTTCTACCCGAGCCACCCCAGCCCCCTCTGCTCCAGCAGCTGCCTCGGTGACCAGCCCGAGCCCCGCACCCAGTTCAGGTAATGGAACCAGCACGGCAGCCAGCCCAACCCAGCCCATCCAGCTGAGCGACCTTCAGAGCATTCTTGCTACTATGAACGTGCCGGCCGGGCCAGGAGGCGGCCAGCAAG TTGACCTGGCCAGTGTTCTGACGCCCGAGATCATGGCACCTATCCTTGCCAACGCGGACGTCCAGGAGCGCCTGCTGCCCTACCTGCCCTCTGGGGAGTCACTGCCACAGACGGCAGAGGAGATCCAGAACACGCTGACCTCGCCCCAGTTCCAGCAG GCCCTGGGCATGTTTAGCGCAGCCTTGGCCTCTGGGCAGCTGGGTCCCCTCATGTGCCAGTTTGGCCTGCCTGCAGAGGCCGTGGAGGCCGCCAACAAGGGCG atGTGGAAGCATTTGCCAAAGCTATGCAGAACAGTGCCAGACCTGAGCAGGAGGGTGACGGGAAGGACAAGAAGGATGAAGAGGAAGACATGAGCTTAGATTAA
- the ADRM1 gene encoding proteasomal ubiquitin receptor ADRM1 isoform X2 — translation MTTSGALFPSLVPGSRGSSNKYLVEFRAGKMSLKGTTVTPDKRKGLVYIQQTDDSLIHFCWKDRTSGNVEDDLIIFPDDCEFKRVPQCPSGRVYVLKFKAGSKRLFFWMQEPKTDQDEEHCRKVNEYLNNPPMPGALGASGSGGHELSALGGEGGLQSLLGNMSHSQLMQLIGPAGLGGLGGLGALTGPGLASLLGSGGPPASSSSSSSRSQSAAVTPSSTTSSTRATPAPSAPAAASVTSPSPAPSSVDLASVLTPEIMAPILANADVQERLLPYLPSGESLPQTAEEIQNTLTSPQFQQALGMFSAALASGQLGPLMCQFGLPAEAVEAANKGDVEAFAKAMQNSARPEQEGDGKDKKDEEEDMSLD, via the exons ATGACGACTTCAGGCGCTCTTTTTCCAAGCCTCGTGCCAGGCTCCCGTGGGTCCTCCAACAAGTATTTGGTGGAGTTTCGTGCaggaaaaatgtcattgaaaggAACTACCGTCACCCCAGATAAACGGAAAGGGCTCGTGTATATTCAGCAGACAGATGACTCCCTCATTCACTTCTGCTGGAAAGACAGGACGTCTGGGAATGTGGAAGAT GACTTGATCATCTTCCCCGACGACTGTGAGTTCAAGCGCGTGCCGCAGTGCCCCAGCGGGAGGGTGTACGTGCTCAAGTTCAAGGCGGGGTCCAAGCGGCTCTTCTTTTGGATGCAG GAGCCCAAGACGGACCAGGACGAGGAGCACTGCCGGAAGGTCAACGAGTATCTGAACAATCCTCCGATGCCTGGAGCGCTGGGGGCCAGTGGGAGTGGAGGCCATGAGCTCTCTGCACTGGGCG GCGAGGGCGGCTTACAGAGCCTGCTGGGGAACATGAGCCACAGCCAGCTCATGCAGCTCATCGGACCCGCCGGCCTCGGAGGCCTGG GTGGGTTGGGGGCCCTGACCGGGCCAGGCCTGGCCAGCTTACTGGGGAGCGGAGGGCCTCCAGCGAGCAGCTCTTCATCCAG CTCCCGGAGCCAGTCGGCAGCCGTCACCCCATCCTCCACCACCTCTTCTACCCGAGCCACCCCAGCCCCCTCTGCTCCAGCAGCTGCCTCGGTGACCAGCCCGAGCCCCGCACCCAGTTCAG TTGACCTGGCCAGTGTTCTGACGCCCGAGATCATGGCACCTATCCTTGCCAACGCGGACGTCCAGGAGCGCCTGCTGCCCTACCTGCCCTCTGGGGAGTCACTGCCACAGACGGCAGAGGAGATCCAGAACACGCTGACCTCGCCCCAGTTCCAGCAG GCCCTGGGCATGTTTAGCGCAGCCTTGGCCTCTGGGCAGCTGGGTCCCCTCATGTGCCAGTTTGGCCTGCCTGCAGAGGCCGTGGAGGCCGCCAACAAGGGCG atGTGGAAGCATTTGCCAAAGCTATGCAGAACAGTGCCAGACCTGAGCAGGAGGGTGACGGGAAGGACAAGAAGGATGAAGAGGAAGACATGAGCTTAGATTAA